In the Desulfosporosinus acidiphilus SJ4 genome, AAGCGGTAGCAGAATTATGGTATCGTCTCGGTTACCGCGATACGATTGTATCGGTCGACGAAATTATGTGTTACGGATGTCCCACCTCAAGTTTTTGTAGGTATGAAATACAGCAATGTGCTTCTGAAAAGAAAGTGAACAACTGTGGAAGTTGCAAAGAATATCCTTGTTATCTTATGATTAAATGTTTTGAACAGACGCAAAAGTACGCCGAGAGCTTAAAGTGGAAATGCACGGAAAAAGAATACCGCTGCTTGGAAATAGCTTTCTTTTCAAAAAAGGAAAACTTGGATAGTGCTAATAAATGAATATGTGTTTTGGCACAGACTTTCGCTGAACTCCCATTAGTTAACTTCACAAAATCCATATCCCCGTTAGGCAAAAATGGGGAAGGTGAATGACTTTAATACAGATGTCGAATTCATGGATGTACTGAGTATAAACAAAGTGGACTAGTATCACACTAGCCCACTTTGCTGTAAAAATAGATGCTCATAGTTGTTTTAGTACTCTTACGGCTCGTCCGATGGCTTGTTCACGTTTTTCAATATCGGTTGCTAAAAATACCTGTGGGGTCCCGGAAATTGTTTCCTCGACTAAATAGTCTGTTTCTTTTATTTCCGAATGGGCTTTGATTTTAGAAAAAAATAGGATATCCCCAGGTCCATACTCACCAACACATTCTTTTAATACAACCGTCAAAATTGGAGAGAATTCCACGGGCAGTAGTGATGTGTTTCCAAACTCGTCAATGACCTTTGGTTTGGATTCAACAACAACTCCGTTCCCTGGTGCGACTGTTCGGCTAAT is a window encoding:
- a CDS encoding DUF3795 domain-containing protein, translated to MEEIAFCGNNCTACPRYTATVSGDILRIKAVAELWYRLGYRDTIVSVDEIMCYGCPTSSFCRYEIQQCASEKKVNNCGSCKEYPCYLMIKCFEQTQKYAESLKWKCTEKEYRCLEIAFFSKKENLDSANK
- a CDS encoding helix-turn-helix domain-containing protein, translating into MKIGSEIKKIRIEKGITQVELSQKADVAQGRVSMIENDKYPDTSPESLRPILDVLGVTYAEVCGRAQTAEDQNTVLYDIMEKLNQISRTVAPGNGVVVESKPKVIDEFGNTSLLPVEFSPILTVVLKECVGEYGPGDILFFSKIKAHSEIKETDYLVEETISGTPQVFLATDIEKREQAIGRAVRVLKQL